Part of the Arthrobacter gengyunqii genome is shown below.
GGCCCGGCGGCTGGTGACGGAAGGGGCCCGCGTCTGCATCACGGCACGTAAACCCGGACCGCTGGCTGAGGCTGCGGCATCGTTCCCGGAAGGATCCGTTCTCGCCATTGCGGGCAAATCAGACGACGCCGAGCATCGAGCCGAGGTCCTGGACGCAGTGGCAGCAGAGTTCGGCCGCCTGGATATCTTGGTAAACAATGCCGGCATCAATCCCGTTTATGGTCCGCTGATGGATCTGGAACCGGAGGCGGCCCGCAAGATCATCGAGGTCAACCTTTACGGCACACTCGGCTGGGTGCAGGCGGCGTACCACCACGAGAAGCTTGATTTCGCCGGACGGGGCGGCTCCGTGATCAACCTGTCCTCGGTCAGCGCCCAAACACCGTCTCCGGGCATCAGCTTCTACGGAATCAGCAAGGCTGCCATCGAACAGCTCACCCGCTCCCTGGCTGTGGAACTTGGCCCGGCCATCCGCGTCAACGCGCTGGCTCCCGCCGTCGTCAAGACGCAGTTTGCCCGCGCACTCTACGAGGGACGCGAAGAGCAGGTGGCCGCCGCGTATCCCCTCGGCCGGCTGGGCGCTCCTGAAGACGTCGCAGCCGCGGCCGCTTTCCTGGCCTCCGATGACGCTGCCTGGATCACCGGACAGATCCTCAATCTCGACGGCGGCCTGCTGGCTGCCGGCGGCAACGCATAAGTCACCAAAGGACGAACCAGATGAACACCCTTCCCCCCAACATCGAGGACCTGCGGCTGCGCACCCGGGACTTCATCCGTTCCGTTGTCATCCCGGCCGAGCCAGCCCCGGGCGAACGACTGTCGGAGGCTGAACGGAACCGGCTGCAGGCAGCAGCCAAGAGTGCCGGGGTGTTCGCACCGCATGTCGCGCCGGAATACGGCGGGCAGGGTGTTCCACTGCAGTTCTGGTCCCCCATTTTCCAGGAGGCGGGCTACTCACTGATCGGCCCCACGGTGCTCAACTGCCAGGCACCGGATGAGGGCAACATGCACATGCTTGAACTCATCGGCACCCCTGCGCAGAAGGAGCAGTATCTGCGTCCCCTCGTCTCCGGTGCTGCGCGTTCCTGCTTTGGAATGACCGAGCCGCATCCGGGCGCCGGATCGGATCCGGCCGCGCTGCGGACTTCTGCGGAGAAGGTCGACGGCGGCTGGGTCATCAACGGACACAAGCGGTTCACCAGCGGCGCCAACAACGCAGCGTTCTGCATTGCCATGGTGCGCACGCCGGCACTCGAGCCCACGGCCGACGGCACATTCCCAGCCGCTCCCGAGGGGGCCACCATGCTGCTGGTCGACATGGACACCCCGGGCGTGCGGATCGGTGAACAAATCTCCACCATGGACCGGGCCATCGGCGGAGGACACCCGCATCTGCACTTTGAAGATGTTTTTGTTCCGGACAGCGCCGTACTGGGCACCCCGGGACAAGGGTTCCGGTATGCCCAGGTCCGGCTGGGTCCGGCCCGGCTGACGCACTGCATGCGCTGGCTCGGACTGGCCCGGCGGGCCATGGACATTGCCCTGGACAGGACCAACACCCGCGAGATTTTCGGCTCCGCCATGCACGAACTCGGCATTGCCCAGGACATGCTGGCGCTGAACGTGATGGACCTGGAAACGTCCGATGCGATCATCACTAAAACGGCCGCGCTGCTGCAGGCTGACGCGAAAGCCGGCTCGGCGCTCTCATCGGTGGCCAAGGCACACACCTCCGAAGCCGTCTACCGGGTCATCGACCGCTCGCTGCAGCTATGCGGAGGCGACGGCGTTTCCGACCGGCTCCCGCTGGCGTCCTACCTCAACGAGGTGCGGGCCTTCCGCATCTATGACGGATCCAATGAAACACACAAGTGGGCCATCGCCCGCCGCGCCTCCGCTGCCCGACGGCGCGAGGTGGAAGCGGGGGCGCCGTTCCAGGCTTCCGTGGACCCTGCCGCATCCTACAGTTCCGCGGAGGGCTAGGAAATGTCAATCAGCACAGTTTCCATGCATTCCGTTCCGGACGGCAGCGAGGTGGTGTCCACCTCGGCCGAGGCCGCCGTGCTCCCTTCCCCGCCG
Proteins encoded:
- a CDS encoding acyl-CoA dehydrogenase family protein, with translation MNTLPPNIEDLRLRTRDFIRSVVIPAEPAPGERLSEAERNRLQAAAKSAGVFAPHVAPEYGGQGVPLQFWSPIFQEAGYSLIGPTVLNCQAPDEGNMHMLELIGTPAQKEQYLRPLVSGAARSCFGMTEPHPGAGSDPAALRTSAEKVDGGWVINGHKRFTSGANNAAFCIAMVRTPALEPTADGTFPAAPEGATMLLVDMDTPGVRIGEQISTMDRAIGGGHPHLHFEDVFVPDSAVLGTPGQGFRYAQVRLGPARLTHCMRWLGLARRAMDIALDRTNTREIFGSAMHELGIAQDMLALNVMDLETSDAIITKTAALLQADAKAGSALSSVAKAHTSEAVYRVIDRSLQLCGGDGVSDRLPLASYLNEVRAFRIYDGSNETHKWAIARRASAARRREVEAGAPFQASVDPAASYSSAEG
- a CDS encoding SDR family oxidoreductase, with the protein product MAENSVHARRLEGKTAIVTGASRGIGLAVARRLVTEGARVCITARKPGPLAEAAASFPEGSVLAIAGKSDDAEHRAEVLDAVAAEFGRLDILVNNAGINPVYGPLMDLEPEAARKIIEVNLYGTLGWVQAAYHHEKLDFAGRGGSVINLSSVSAQTPSPGISFYGISKAAIEQLTRSLAVELGPAIRVNALAPAVVKTQFARALYEGREEQVAAAYPLGRLGAPEDVAAAAAFLASDDAAWITGQILNLDGGLLAAGGNA